The genomic window ACTGGCTGCCGCCGCTGGTGAAGACGCCGTCGGCGTCCACCCCGAAGCCGATCCGGCCGGCCGTCCAGTCGACCAGCCGGCGCTCGATCAGCGTGGCGCCCGCGCTCTGGTCCCAGGTGTCCAGCGAGGAGTTGACGGCACTGAGCACCGCTTCGCCGAGCAGCGCCGGGATGACGACCGGGCAGTTGAGGTGGGCCAGGTAGCGCGGGTGGTGGAAGTAGACCGCGTCGCGCAGGTAGACCTCCTCCAGCTCGTCCAGCGCGGCGCCCGCCTCGCCCAGCGGGCGGTCCAGGTCGATCCCGGAGATCTCCGGTGACAGCCGCTGCGGGGTGATCCCGCTGAACGGCCGCGCGGTGCGGGCGACCCGGCCGGCCACCCGGTCGATGCCGTCGGCCAGCGAGCTGCGGTACTCGGCCAGCGTGCGGTCGTTGAACAAGTGCCTTCTGGCACCGTTCGGGGCGGTCGCGGTGCGGGTCGGCGTCGAAAGGGTCTCGACAGCAGGTCCTTGAAGGCTCATGGCCAGTCCTCGGCAGTCACGGGGGCGGGTCGAAAGTAAGGTTAGCCTATCCTAACTTTGTCGAAAAGTGATCGAAGGCCCGCCCCGAGCTGGGACAGGCCTTCGAATGATGGTGCTGACGGGCCGAGTTGACCGGAAGCCGGATTACGTGGCGTCAGTTCCGGCCGACGCCTGCGCGCGCAGCTGCTCCTCGGACGCGCCGCGACGCCAGTAGCCGGAGAACTCCACCCTCCGGCGGTCGAAGCCGCGCTCCCCCACCAGGTGCCGGCGCAGCGCCCGGACCAGCCCTGACTCACCCGCGAGCCAGGCGTACGGCACCCCCGGCGGCAGCTCGGCGGCCCGGATCGCCGCCAGCGCCCCCTGCGGCTGCCGCGCCTGGGACGAGCCGTCAGCGCCGCGCACCAACCAGCTGACCTCCAACTCCCCCGGGTTCCGCAGCTGCTGGATGTCATGCGGGTGCGGCACCTCGATCCAGGCCTTCACCCGGGTGCCGGCCGGCAGCCAGTCCAGGATCCCGCCGACCGCCGGCAGCGCCGTCTCGTCCGCCGCGATCAGCACCCAGTCGCTCTCCGGCGGCGGGCGGAAGCCGACGCTGCGGTTGTCCGCCACCGCCGGGCCGAGCAGCACCACCCGGTCGCCCGGCGCGGCCTGCGCGGCCCATCGGGAGGCCGGCCCCGCCGCGCCCGGCGGATCGTCGGGGCCGGTGCCGTGCAGTGCGAAGTCCACGTCCACCTCCGCGCGTTCGCGCCGCTGCGCGCGCACGGTGTAGGAACGCAGCACGGCCCGCTGCTCGGCGGGCAGTGCCCGCCAACCCTCGAACCAGGCCGGGCCCGCCTCGATCGGCAGCAGCGGGGCGTCCTGGCCCGGGTGCGGCAGGAAGAGCGAGAAGCTCTGGTCGCGCCCACCGGAGGAGAAGTGGGCCAACTGCTCGCCGCCGAAGGTGATCCGGGTCAGCGTTGGGCCGAGCCTGCGGCTGCGCACCACCCGCGCCTCGAAGAAGCGGAACTGTCCGGCGATCAGCGCCCGGCTCCCGGCGTCCGCATCGGTGGCGGTGGTTGCGGCAGTGGCGGTAGCGGCGGCAGTGGCGGTAGCGGCGGCGGTGCTCAACTGACCTTCTTGGCCGACCGGATGGCCTTGGCCAGGCCCTCCAGCAGCGGTGCGGCACCGGCGTAGGAGAACCGCGGCACCGAGCTCCACGGGGTGATCTGACCGGCCTTCACCGCCGGCAGCTGCCCCCAGGCGGGCTTGCCCGCCAGGTCCTTCGGCTGCAGCGAGGTGCTCCGGTCGTCCAGCAGGATCACGTCCGCCGGGTACTTGTTCGCGTTCTCCCAGCTGAGGCCCTCGTAGTAGCCGCCGGCGTCCAGCTTGGTCGGCACCACGAAGTCGACGCCGAGTTGGGCGAAGTACATCAGGTCGGTGCTGATCTGCGGGTTGGAGACGTAGAACAGGTCCGGACTGCCGGACCCGGCCAGCACCTTGATGCCGCCGGTCGCCTTGGCCGCCTGCCGCACGCTCTCGGCGGCGGCCTCGAAGCGGGCCTTGGCGTCGGTGACCTTCTTGGCGCCCAGGTCGGCGCCGAGCGACTCGGCCAGCTTCGCGTAGTGCTCGATCGGCTGGGTCATCGGCACCCGCGCCACGGTGATCGCGGCCACCGCCGGGTTGACCTGGAGGATCTTGTCCTTGCTCTCGTCCGGCACGTACCAGAAGGCGCCCGGGTCGTACATGTGGGTCACCAGCAGGTCCGGGCGCAGCGCCGCGTACTTCTCGATGTCGAACTCGCCGTAGGCGTTGCCGATGACCGTCACCTTGTCGACGTTCAGGTCGCCGGCCTGCGGGTCGGCCTTGCCGTCCGCGGTCCTGGTCTCGCCGAACACCCCGACGATCTGCTGGTCCAGCCCGAAGTCGACCAGCGCGGCGGCCGTGCCGGTGAAGGCGACGATCCGCGAGGGGGTGCTCGGCGCGGTGAGCGTCCTGGGTTGGTCGTCGGTGAAGGACCAGGGCCCCTTCTTCGGCACGGCGGACGAACCGGCGCCGGCCGCGCCGCCCTTCGAACCATCGCCACCGCCGCTGCCGCAGGCGGCCAGCAGGGCGCCCAGGGCGGTGGCTCCGCCCGCGGCGAGCAGGCCGCGACGGGAGAGCTGGCTGGCGCTTCTGGAGTTCATGGGTGTTTCTCTTTCGCAGCGGGAAGCGGGGAAGGACTTCGGAGGGCCGGGGGTGCACGGGGGTGCGCAGGAGCGCACGGGGGTGCGCAGGGAGGCACGAGAGGCACGGGAGGCACGGTGACGCATGGGGAACGACCCGGGCCCGGCGGCCTCCGACGGAAGATAGGTTAACCTAACCTAAGTTCCTGTCCAGAGGGGCCATCAGCTCCTCTCACCAGCCTCGGAGCCCTGCCGTGCCTGTCACCAAGTCACCCCAGGTTCAAGGCGCTTCCTCGGGTGGCCGACCGGTCGGCGTCGCCGGCCGGCGGTCCGGCGAGGAGGGGCCGGCGACCGGTCCCGAACCTCCCGGCCACCGCTCGAAGGGCGCCCGCACCACGCTGCGGGCCGCCGGACTGCCGCTCGCCGCACTGCTCCTGCTCGCCGTGCTGGCGCTGAGCATCGGCGTGGGCTCCCGGGCGATGTCACTCGGTGAGGTCTGGCACGGCCTGCTCGACCCCACCTCGCCGAACTACGCGGTGGTGCACCGGATGCGCCTGCCGCGCACCCTGCTCGGCCTGCTGGTCGGCACCGCGCTCGGCCTGGCCGGCGGCCTCATGCAGGCGCTGACCCGCAATCCGCTGGCCGACCCCGGCCTGCTGGGGATCAACGCCGGCGCCTCGGCCGCCGTGGTCACCGCCGCCTCGCTGCTGGGCGTGGCCACCTTCGACGGCTACGTCTGGTTCGCGCTGGCCGGCACCGCGATCGTCTCGGTGCTGGTCCACGCGGTCGGCGGCGGGCGCGGGGCCACCCCGGCCCGGCTCGCGCTGGCCGGCTCGGCGCTCAACGCCACGCTCTACTCCTACGTCAGCGCGGTGATGCTGCTCGACACCAGCTCGCTGGAGAAGATGCGGTTCTGGACCGTCGGCTCGCTGGCCGACGCGCGGCCCGAGACGGTGGTCAAGGTGCTGCCGTTCATCGGCGCGGGGCTGCTGCTGGCGCTGGCGCTGGCCCGCCCGCTGAACGTCCTCGCGCTCGGCGACGACGCGGCCAGGGCACTCGGCGCCAGGCCCGAACTGGTGCGCGGCGCCGCGATCCTGGCGGTCACCCTGCTCTGCGGCGCGGCCACCGCGGCCTGCGGACCGATCGTCTTCGTCGGCCTGATGGTCCCGCACCTGGTGCGCGCGCTGACCGGTCCCGACCTGCGCTGGCTGCTGCCGTACTGCGCGCTGCTCGCACCCGTGCTGCTGCTCGGCTCCGACGTGCTGGGCCGCCTGCTCGGCCGACCGGGCGAGCTGCAGGTGGGTGTGGTCACCGCGGTGCTCGGCGGCCCGTTCTTCCTCTACTTCGCCCGCCGCGGAAAGGTGGCCCGGGTATGAGCACGATCCGCCTCGGGGACCGCTGGTCCCTGCGCTACAGTCCGCGCGCGCTGGCCGCCGGCACCGGCTGCGCGCTGCTCGCCCTGCTGGTCAGCGTGCTCAGCCTGGGCAGCGGGGAGTACCCGATCAGCCCGGCCGACGTGCTGCGCACCCTGGCCGGCGGCGGCTCCCCCGCCGAGGACCTCATCGTCAACCAGCTGCGGCTGCCCCGGGTGGTCACCGCGCTGCTGGTCGGCGCCGCGCTGGCGCTGGCCGGCGCGCTCTTCCAGTCGCTGGTGCGCAACCCGCTCGGCAGCCCGGACGTGCTCGGCTTCACCCAGGGCGCGGCGACCGGCGCGCTGCTGGTCGTGGTGGCCGGCGGCAGCAGCCTGGCGCTGGCCACCGGCGCGGTCATCGGCGGGGTGGCGACCGGCGCGGGGGTCTGCGCGCTGGCCTGGCGCGGCGGCCTGCACAGCGGGCGGCTGATCCTGATCGGCATCGGCACCGCGGCGATCCTCACCGGCGTCAACGGCTACCTGCTGACCCGCACCAAGCTGCTCGACGCGGCCCGCGCGGTGCTCTGGCTGACCGGCAGTCTGGACGGCCGCGGCTGGGGGGATGCCGTGCCGCTGCTCGTCGCGCTCGGCGTGCTGGGCCCGCTGGTGCTGCTCGGCTGCGGGCGGGCGCTGCGGATGCTGGAGCTGGGCGACGACACCGCCGCCGGGCTCGGGGTGCGGGTCGAGCCGCTGCGGCTGGGCCTGCTGGCCGCCGCCGTGCTGCTCGCCTCGCTCGCGGCGGCCGCCGCCGGGCCGGTCTCCTTCGTCGCGCTGATCGCCCCGCAGCTGGCCCGCCGGCTCACCCGCTCCCCCGGCCCCAACCTGCTCGCCGCGCTCTGCACCGGCGCCGCCCTGCTGGTCAGCGCCGACTGGGCGGCCCAGCGGCTGATCAGCGGCCACCAGCTGCCGGTGGGCGTGGTGACCGGTGTGCTCGGCGGCGGCTACCTGGTCCGGCTGCTGGCCACCGAGCGGCGGGCGGGCCGGATATGAGCGGCGCCCCCCATGATCGTCCCGTACAGCGGAGAGAGGCACACATGAGCACGGACGGAGCGCGGCTGCTCGGCCGCGGGCTCACCCTCGCGTACGAGCGGCGCACGATCGCCGAGGACCTCACCGTCGCCATCCCCGACCGGTCCTTCACGGTGATCGTCGGCCCCAACGCGTGCGGCAAGTCGACCCTGCTGCGCGCGCTCTCCCGCACCCTGGAGCCCGCCGCCGGCACCGTGCTGCTGGACGGCCAGGACATCGCCTCGCTGCCCGCCAAGCAGGTGGCCCGCGCCCTGGGCCTGCTGCCGCAGTCCTCCATCGCCCCCGACGGCATCACCGTCGGCGAGCTGGTGGGCCGCGGCCGCTACCCGCACCAGGGGCTGCTGCGCCAGTGGTCACCGCAGGACGAGCGGGTGGTGCAGGAGTCGATGGCTGCCACCGGGGTCGCCGAGCTGGCCGACCGGGTGGTCGACGAGCTCTCCGGCGGCCAGCGCCAGCGGGTCTGGATCGCGATGGCGCTGGCCCAGCAGACCCCGTTGCTGCTGCTGGACGAGCCGACCACCTACCTGGACATCGCGCACCAGATGGAGGTCCTCGACCTCTGCGCCCAGCTGCACGAGGAGCAGGGGCGCACCCTGGTCGCCGTGCTGCACGACCTCAACCAGGCGGCGCGGTACGCCACCCACCTGATCGCGATGCGCGGCGGGCGGGTGCTGGCGGCGGGGGCGCCCGGCGACATCGTCACGACCGAACTGGTGCAGGAGGTCTTCCAGTTGGCCTGCCAGGTGATCGAGGACCCGGAGACCGGCACCCCGCTGGTGGTCCCGGCGGCCCGCCGCGCCCGTCCCCGGTCGGGTGCCGGGGACGCGGCGACCGCGCCCGCCGGGAGCGCCGGGCCGGCCGAGGTGGGCCGGCCATGACCATCGAGGTCTTCCGCGACGACTGGGGCATCCCCCACCTGCGGGCCGGCGACCCGCTCGAACTCGCCCGCGCCCAGGGGCAGAACGCCGCCACCGACCGGGCCTGGCAGCTGGAGGTCGAGCGGCACCGGGCGCAGGGCACCTCGGCCGCCTTCCTCGGACCCGAGCACCTGGACTGGGACCGCTTCGCCCGCCAGGCCCGCCTCGCCGACACCGCCCGGCGCTGCTTCGAGCGGCTGGACGCGGAGACCGCCGCGTGGGTCCGCGCGTACGTCGCGGGGGTCAATCGCGGCTTGCGCGAACGGGCCTACCAGGCACCGGAGTTCGCCGCCACCGGGCTCACCCCCGGGAACTGGGAGCCGTGGACCCCGCTGGCCCTGTGGCTCTCCCACCACATCCTCTTCGCCGGCTTCCCGGCGAAGCTGTGGCGCGAGCGGGTGGCGGAGTTGCTCGGCGAGGAGGCGATCGGCCTGTTCGCCACCGACGGGCCCGCCACCTCCGGCAGCAACGGCTGGCTGGTGGCCCCCGCGCGCACCGCCACCGGCGCCGCGCTGATCGCCGGTGACCCGCACCGGTTCATCGAGGAACCGGGGATCTACCAGCAGATCCACCTGGCCTGCCCCGAGTTCGACGTGGTCGGGCTGGCGGTCCCCGGCGTCCCCGGCATCGCCCACTTCGGCCACACCGGCGGCGTCGCCTGGGCGATCACCAACGCGATGGCGGACTACCAGGACCTCTACCAGGAGCGGCTGCGCCGCACCGCGGGCGGCGTCGAGGCGCTCGGCCCGGACGGCTGGCGAGCGGCCGCCGCGCACACCGAGACCATCGAGGTCGCCGGTGCCGAGCCGGTCACCGTCGAGATCGTCGAGACCGAACGCGGCACGGTGGTGATCGGCGGCCCCGACGGCCCCGAGGAGGCGGTGAGCCTGCGCTGCCCGCCACGGGTGCGCGCGGAGTCGGGTTTCCAGGCGCTGCCCGCGCTGCTGCGGGCCAGGACCGTCGCGGACGTGGACGCGGCCTTCGACCACTGGGCCGAACCGGTCAACGTGGTGCAGGCCGCCGACACCGCGGGCGGGCTGCTGCACCGGGTGGCCGGCGCCGTGCCGCTGCGCCACCCGCGCAACCGGCTCCGGCTGGTGCCCGGTTGGGAGCCCGGTCACGACTGGCAGGGCTGGCACCACCCGCTGCCGCGCGCCGAGGTCGAGGACTTCGCGGTGATGGCCAACCAGCGCGGCCTGGCCGCGGCGCTGGGCGTCGAGTTCGCCGCGCCGCACCGGGCCGAGCGGATCACCGAGTTGCTGGCCGGCTCCACCGGGTGGACCGGCGCGCGGATGACCGCCGTGCACACCGACACCTACCTCGCCTCCGCCGCCCCGCTGCTCGACCTGCTGGCGAACCTGCCCGCGCTGAGCCCCGCCGCCGACCGGCTGCGCGCCCAACTGCTGGGCTGGGACCGGCGGATGGCGGCGGGCTCGGTCGCCGCCGCCCGCTTCGCGGCGCTGCGCTCGGCGGTGGTGCGCCGCCTCGCCGCCGCCCCGGCGCTGGCCGCGCTGGCCGAACCGCACGGCCACCCCGCGCTCTTCGCGCCCTGGCTCTCGCTCACCGCGCGGATCGGCTTCGCCCTCGAACACCTGCTGGGCGCCGACCTGCTGCCGGGCACCGACCCGGCCACGCTGGTCCGGGCCGCCGTCGAGCAGTTGGCCGGGGAGATCGCGGAGGCAGCGGCCGACGGGGCGGGCCCGGCGGCGACCTGGGGCGACACCCACCGGCTCGCCCCGTGGCAAGCGCTGCCCGAGGACGAGCCGCCGCACTGGCCCGGCCTGGCCGGCGACCACGACTGCGTCCTCGCCACCACCTGCCTGCCCGGCCTGACCGACCTCAGCGCCCGCGCCTCGGCCGCCCGCTACGTCTGGGACCTGGCCGACCGCGCGAACAGCGGCTGGGTGGTGCCCTTCGGCGCCTCCGGCCTGCCGGGCGACCCGCACCGCCGCGACCAGCTGCCGCGCTGGCTCGCCGGCGAGCTGCTCCCCGTGATCACCGACTGGAACAAGCTGAACAAGGAACGACCATGACGAACGATCAGCACACTCAGGCCGCCACCACCGAGGACGCATCCCCGGCCGGGCGCACCTTCGAGGCGGCCCTGCCCGGCTTCGGCACCGTCCGGATCCGCCCGCTGGACCCGGCGGGCGACGCCGCGACGGTGCACGGCTGGGTCGATCAGGAGTGGGCCCGGTTCTGGGGCATGGTCGGCCACAGCCGCGAACAGGTCAGGGACATCTACGCGTTCGTCGACTCGCTGCCCAGCCACCACGCCTACCTGGCCCTGCGCGACGACACCCCCGTCGCGCTCTTCCAGACCTACCGGCCCGAGCACGACCCGCTCGGCGAGCACTACCAGGTCGCCCCCGGCGACCTGGGCATCCACCTGCTGGTCGCCCCCACCGAGGGCAACCCGCGGCCCGGCTACACCGAGACCCTGGTCTCGGTCTTCCTCGCCTTCGTGCTGGCCGACCCGGCGGTGCGCCGCCTGGTCGCCGAGCCGGACGCCCGCAACGAGAAGTCGATCGCCCGCCTGCTGCGCACCGGCTTCGAACTCGGCCCGGAGATCCAGCTCCCCGAGAAGCGCGCCCGCCTGGTCTTCCTCACCCGGGAGGCCGGCGAAGCACTCCGCCACCGGGCCGCCGCGTCTCACTGATCCTTGTTGTCGATGCCCGCGTCGTCCTTGTCGCGGGACCGTACAAGGTGTCGAGCGGAGATCCGGTCGACCTCCACATCAACACCACCCGAGAGTGTGGGACGGTCCCGTCACTCCAGCCCGGCAAGTCCCTTGCGAGCCCCAAGTTCCTTGGGGCGTCGTTGCTTTCAACCGACCGCCAGTGTCATGCTTGCGTCAGCTCGCCCTCCGGTGAGCACCTGCGCCATCACTGCACGCCCGACCCGCGTACGCTTCCATCCGATCGGCGACAAGGACGTCATCATGCGCAGCAGAATCCCCGGCCTCGGAGCCCTCGCGCTCCCCGCAGCCATCATTGCCGGCGTGTGCGGCCTGGCCACCGCCGCCCCGGCGCAGGCCGAGGCCGCGGCGAACGCCGCCTCCTCGACCCCGGGGCACGTGGCGACGAACCAGACGGCGCCGCTCCGGATCGAGGCGACCGGCCCGAACCTGCTGACCGCAGGGTCCTTCGAGCAGAGCACCGCCGGCTGGCAGCGACTGGTCCCCTCGGGCGGGATCGTCAACTGGGCCAACTACAACACCGCGGCCGGCGC from Kitasatospora sp. NBC_01287 includes these protein-coding regions:
- a CDS encoding siderophore-interacting protein, yielding MIAGQFRFFEARVVRSRRLGPTLTRITFGGEQLAHFSSGGRDQSFSLFLPHPGQDAPLLPIEAGPAWFEGWRALPAEQRAVLRSYTVRAQRRERAEVDVDFALHGTGPDDPPGAAGPASRWAAQAAPGDRVVLLGPAVADNRSVGFRPPPESDWVLIAADETALPAVGGILDWLPAGTRVKAWIEVPHPHDIQQLRNPGELEVSWLVRGADGSSQARQPQGALAAIRAAELPPGVPYAWLAGESGLVRALRRHLVGERGFDRRRVEFSGYWRRGASEEQLRAQASAGTDAT
- a CDS encoding ABC transporter substrate-binding protein, whose translation is MNSRSASQLSRRGLLAAGGATALGALLAACGSGGGDGSKGGAAGAGSSAVPKKGPWSFTDDQPRTLTAPSTPSRIVAFTGTAAALVDFGLDQQIVGVFGETRTADGKADPQAGDLNVDKVTVIGNAYGEFDIEKYAALRPDLLVTHMYDPGAFWYVPDESKDKILQVNPAVAAITVARVPMTQPIEHYAKLAESLGADLGAKKVTDAKARFEAAAESVRQAAKATGGIKVLAGSGSPDLFYVSNPQISTDLMYFAQLGVDFVVPTKLDAGGYYEGLSWENANKYPADVILLDDRSTSLQPKDLAGKPAWGQLPAVKAGQITPWSSVPRFSYAGAAPLLEGLAKAIRSAKKVS
- a CDS encoding iron ABC transporter permease; translation: MRAAGLPLAALLLLAVLALSIGVGSRAMSLGEVWHGLLDPTSPNYAVVHRMRLPRTLLGLLVGTALGLAGGLMQALTRNPLADPGLLGINAGASAAVVTAASLLGVATFDGYVWFALAGTAIVSVLVHAVGGGRGATPARLALAGSALNATLYSYVSAVMLLDTSSLEKMRFWTVGSLADARPETVVKVLPFIGAGLLLALALARPLNVLALGDDAARALGARPELVRGAAILAVTLLCGAATAACGPIVFVGLMVPHLVRALTGPDLRWLLPYCALLAPVLLLGSDVLGRLLGRPGELQVGVVTAVLGGPFFLYFARRGKVARV
- a CDS encoding iron chelate uptake ABC transporter family permease subunit, producing the protein MSTIRLGDRWSLRYSPRALAAGTGCALLALLVSVLSLGSGEYPISPADVLRTLAGGGSPAEDLIVNQLRLPRVVTALLVGAALALAGALFQSLVRNPLGSPDVLGFTQGAATGALLVVVAGGSSLALATGAVIGGVATGAGVCALAWRGGLHSGRLILIGIGTAAILTGVNGYLLTRTKLLDAARAVLWLTGSLDGRGWGDAVPLLVALGVLGPLVLLGCGRALRMLELGDDTAAGLGVRVEPLRLGLLAAAVLLASLAAAAAGPVSFVALIAPQLARRLTRSPGPNLLAALCTGAALLVSADWAAQRLISGHQLPVGVVTGVLGGGYLVRLLATERRAGRI
- a CDS encoding ABC transporter ATP-binding protein, encoding MSTDGARLLGRGLTLAYERRTIAEDLTVAIPDRSFTVIVGPNACGKSTLLRALSRTLEPAAGTVLLDGQDIASLPAKQVARALGLLPQSSIAPDGITVGELVGRGRYPHQGLLRQWSPQDERVVQESMAATGVAELADRVVDELSGGQRQRVWIAMALAQQTPLLLLDEPTTYLDIAHQMEVLDLCAQLHEEQGRTLVAVLHDLNQAARYATHLIAMRGGRVLAAGAPGDIVTTELVQEVFQLACQVIEDPETGTPLVVPAARRARPRSGAGDAATAPAGSAGPAEVGRP
- a CDS encoding penicillin acylase family protein; its protein translation is MTIEVFRDDWGIPHLRAGDPLELARAQGQNAATDRAWQLEVERHRAQGTSAAFLGPEHLDWDRFARQARLADTARRCFERLDAETAAWVRAYVAGVNRGLRERAYQAPEFAATGLTPGNWEPWTPLALWLSHHILFAGFPAKLWRERVAELLGEEAIGLFATDGPATSGSNGWLVAPARTATGAALIAGDPHRFIEEPGIYQQIHLACPEFDVVGLAVPGVPGIAHFGHTGGVAWAITNAMADYQDLYQERLRRTAGGVEALGPDGWRAAAAHTETIEVAGAEPVTVEIVETERGTVVIGGPDGPEEAVSLRCPPRVRAESGFQALPALLRARTVADVDAAFDHWAEPVNVVQAADTAGGLLHRVAGAVPLRHPRNRLRLVPGWEPGHDWQGWHHPLPRAEVEDFAVMANQRGLAAALGVEFAAPHRAERITELLAGSTGWTGARMTAVHTDTYLASAAPLLDLLANLPALSPAADRLRAQLLGWDRRMAAGSVAAARFAALRSAVVRRLAAAPALAALAEPHGHPALFAPWLSLTARIGFALEHLLGADLLPGTDPATLVRAAVEQLAGEIAEAAADGAGPAATWGDTHRLAPWQALPEDEPPHWPGLAGDHDCVLATTCLPGLTDLSARASAARYVWDLADRANSGWVVPFGASGLPGDPHRRDQLPRWLAGELLPVITDWNKLNKERP
- a CDS encoding GNAT family N-acetyltransferase — encoded protein: MTNDQHTQAATTEDASPAGRTFEAALPGFGTVRIRPLDPAGDAATVHGWVDQEWARFWGMVGHSREQVRDIYAFVDSLPSHHAYLALRDDTPVALFQTYRPEHDPLGEHYQVAPGDLGIHLLVAPTEGNPRPGYTETLVSVFLAFVLADPAVRRLVAEPDARNEKSIARLLRTGFELGPEIQLPEKRARLVFLTREAGEALRHRAAASH